The Belonocnema kinseyi isolate 2016_QV_RU_SX_M_011 chromosome 2, B_treatae_v1, whole genome shotgun sequence nucleotide sequence aaatttcttaaatctaaacaaaatctttgcaaaatatttgaaaccggtgatatctttgggaaataattgaaatatttcttaaatctttataaatgtttgcaaagaaattttggaaatatttttgaaatagttgaaatctttgatatctttggaaagttttttaaatctgtccaaaatctttgcgaaatatttgaaatgttttgttacatcttttaaatatactaaaatctttgaacaatattaaaaatcttattgaaacgtttggaaatctttgcaaaatattcgaattatttttgaaatatttggtaatatttgcgaatttattgaaaagtttgcgaaatcgttgaaatctttgtgcaatgtttGTAAAATCATTCTGAAGTCTCCAGAAGTCtgcgaaatatcaaaaatatttttgtaatatttggtaTAATATAATTGTTGTATTTATAAATTGTGCCATTCAATATTATAAGTCCATTCTCTCGTCCCCACCTTGAAAAAAGAAGATTCCGCTGCTTCTGAATTACCTTAAATTTCATTCGATATCATATGAATTATATTTGACAGTTATAAACTTTTCTGCAGGATCTGAACCAACGCGTCGAGAAGAAAATCCATTTAGCTTCAAGCACTTCTTGAAAAACGATTCTCAATCAAATTATCATTATGCAGGAGCAAGGCCGAAGGTTTACACTGTGCATTCAGTAAATAGCGAATCTAGTAGCCATGAGAGAGAAGGTGGAGTTTATCCTTGTAATCCAACCGAGCTACCAGATTTTGTTCAGGATCATTTAGTGATCGAGCAATGTTATGTTGATCATGACAGAATCACATCTCCTGCCACTGACGTCGACAACCTGCCCGATTTTGCTTTAAATAGTATGGAAAGGCGACCAAAGCGACAGTTTAATGATTCTAAAAAGCACCAGGTTGATGGCGAAACAAATTTTTCGTTCGATCTTGCTAATCATTTAGACAGGAGGAGTAGGAATCATGTTTCCTCTAATTCTTCTCATCCAGATCCGCTGGATTTGCCTAATTTTAACAGAAACGAAAATGCTGGTGGATCTGAATCTCGAAGTAAGAATACTTTTAATAAATCCTATTCAATTCTTACGCTTTAATTGCCTTATAAGAAGAGTCTTTTCACAATATCTAAGTTTCCACCTGACCTTTATTGTCAATAATAATTAAGATAATGTTATTAATCctgttttaatgtttttcaatttgtttatctgttgaaattttgaaatccggCGTGCCCTCGGAACTCATAAAATagtatttatctgaaaatgtaaatatatatttttcaatcaactcgagaaagatttttgttttgaaataaaaatgtaaacaacagggaatttttgaaaaatatgataattttgagttgttttagggaattttccaaaataaatacaATCCTGAGCTATACCTGCGTTTAAAAATAAAGCATAATGAAGCACAATAAATTATTCAGACTTGAAACagtgaatttttgagaaaaattataattttgaagttttttagggaattttccaaacTAAGTTAAACTCTGATATATATCTGGATTTAAAAAGGAAGTATAATTGTTCTGActtggaatagtgaaatttcgagacaaattataattttgagtttgaataggaaatttttcgaAGCAATATTGTATGTAATTCTGAATTTGatcagaaaattttgtaaacaaaacaaGACATTTTCCAAAAGAATCGTAATTCTGACTTAGAAGAGGTAATTTTcgacaagaattataatttttgatgcCACAGATTTCACAGTCTTTCTCTTGTTAGCTAttccctttttcccttttttagaGAATTCTTAGTTCCCCTGTTTTcgagaaatttcgttttttaatagtttttttttttcgcttgaatgcAAACTGAATTGATTCCAATAAGATTTAACTttgtttttggctgaaagttaattctttttaatttaaagttaaactacttggttaagcattcatttaatttgttgaagatttaaccattttattaaaaattcgtgatTCTTgagtgaaaagtaattttttgagctACTTATtccatttggttcaaaacttgaatttgaatatgaagtttatcattgaaaattcgtattttaaaataaaacatttaactgttttgtagaaaaattcgtcttgttggcttaaaattatattattttctcagaaaattcaacaatttggttgtaattttttttctcttgaataaaaaatattactttgtagaaatttcactttcttggttgaaaattcaaccaatcagttcgaaataatttgttatcttgaaggattcaattattctattaaaaaattacgcctttttggttaaaatctactgttttttttggattgaaatataagCTATTACATGTTTTGTTCATTGTTAAAAAAGCCATGTTTGCTActgttgaggattcataattttagttaaaaattgatctatttggtttaaaattgtttttttttttggttgaatattcatatttttgttgaaaatttggctattgggttaaaaattcatgtattttgttgaaaatataatattttgcttaaaaaattctttttttttttggcttcaaaatgcaactgtttttgtttgaaatttcgatagtttagttaaaaatcaccttggtatgttgaaaattcaactattttgtttcaaattgaactattttgttgaaattttaattattttgttgaaaattcaactattttgttaaaaagactttttggaaaaatatcaactgttttgttaaaaaattcgtgtttggatagaaaatttgtccttttggatccgaaattcatatttttcttcataGAAAAGTCCTTGCTTCTtgctacttggtttaaaatgcaacggTTTTTCGTTGAACTATAATCTCCTTTGTTTGATtattcgaccatttgattgataattaatgtttataagttaaaattcagcttcagcttaaaaaatcctcttttggtGAAGACCTAACTcatgatagaaaataaatcttttttggtttaaaattcaactgtttagatgaaaatttagatttcttggtggaaaatgaacttctttggtaaaaattaatctcttttctggtaaaaatttaatcttttttctttaaaaatggaacgtattggttgacaattaacaatctgtttggttgaggattcaactgtttaaaaaaaattaatttgttacgtgcaaaattaatcttcttggatggaaattcaactttttttttttaaatgcaactattttgtttaaaatttttctccatGCATGAAAGTCAAACTGGCCGTAAATGTAAGTTTCTAGTcttttgacataaaattaatcttttttggtagaaaataaaaatattctgttGCGTATTCAACATAGTTCGACTTGAAATCTGATCCTTTCATATTGCGTTCAATGTTGTGCATAATAcccatacattaatttttttaaaaagaattgatttacATATTGTTCTcctattttcgtacaaaaaaatcatcctatttttcccattttgagagcattttgaacTATGACTTCTGTAAACAGACAACGATAATGCAAAATTAACCAAAAGAAACTTGgtaaatgatcgggaattttaaaTCATCCGGCTGGTAGACACTGAATATTAAGCAGTTGTtcggaaattttaatgaataattttccaaTAGGTTTCCCATTTGATCTACAAATACCTCCGGTGGAATCCAATGATCTCGTTTCAAATGGTCAATCAAATGGTGTCTCCAATATTGTTAAGTCGTTGCCAGACTTTCTGAGTGACGGTCCTATTCGAAATACAGGAACTGTTTCCAACGACCGGCCTAATTCCTGCCTCAACGATTCTACAGAACGCAGGGTGCTTTTTTTATGAATGATTTACTAGATCAAGAAAGAataagggaccgtacttaaataaCTTAACAAatagtcagggaaaagtcagagatttggaaaaaaaatctggCAAAAGTCAGGAGATTTAATTGGACAGAGAAAAGTTAGTACATTTCTATCAATTTAAATGACTGTCAAgcaaaataaattcagaaaatccattttaatttgtttattgtcagggaaaataaaaaattaggcaaaaattagagaattttttaaatgatgttttacTGTAACTCTGATATAacattcttgttagtaatttatttgctttgtatttatatttgtttttattaagtTCCTTCCTCCTGAAGGAGGAAtctctttaattataattttttgttttaaaattcagcaattttgttgaaaaattatcctttttggttggaaattcaacaattttagtagaaaatttactttttgaatgaaattcataTTCAGGCGTTGAAAAGGcaactcaaatctttttttatcaaattaacttctttaaatttgtctttaatttaaaagtaaatctatttgattagaaattgcatattttttgggtaaaaatctaactgtttggttataaatgcaaccattttgttaaaaagttatcctttttggtgcatctattttagtagaaattgcatctttttggataaaaatgtaactgtttgaatgaaaatacaattttgttataaagttaccttttttggttgaaaattcagccgttttttttttttttttttttttttttttttttttttttttttttttttttttttttttttttttttttttgaaaattcgtcttttgggttaaaaattcaaatatttcgtagctaatttattagtttaaaatttttatttttgtttgaaaaatcaactgaaatcttttttggtagaaaattcaactattttttttttttttgaaatttgtctttttagtttaaaatttcaactattttactagaaatttcatctttcttcaacaaaaatccaacaattttgttaaaaagtcacccattttggttgaaaattcaaaggtttcgttgaaagttcaactatttcgtagaaaattaaactgttatgtagaaaatgtcatttttgtttaaagtttacgttttagtattgaaaatagaactgaaatctttgttggttcaatattcaactttttcttgttgaaaatttgtttttttttaattgaaaaattcatctatgttcttagaaattgcatctttcttggataaaaatgcaatagtttgattgataatttaacatttttgttacaaaattgatgtagaaaatttacttcaggtttaaaatacatattttgacgttgaaaagtcaaactaaaatgattttttaagaaaatgtaaatatatatattttttaattggtatttattattcaaaaatttatctatttaagtcgaaacttcatctttctacgataaaaattttatgagaccgggaaaacccgggaaatgacaatgaaattgtcaaattgttaaatattgccgtataaataacaattaaacacttaacatttgtagaaaaaatttgagtaattttaagagatatttagaagttttgagaagattctgaattaattaaaaaattgaaatgatttcaggTAATTTAATGAACTGTtagaacattttttcagaacttctaaatatattttagaattaatagaatttttcctacaattattggaaattcctgcaaattaaaaaaatccttcaaatcttccaggttcttctttgataatttttgaaatctcttaaaatcttcttaaactttctgttacaataatttttcaaagtgaaaaatcattttcaatttccttaagaaccttaagaaattaaaaaaaaattctttttgaagtctttcataattctgaaacaaaattctatattttttgtttgaaatctgcaaaaatgtacatttttttttaaattcggctgtaagtatttggaattgtttcaggttctaaattttattcgaatatttttaaatttctaaatatctcttaaaattacactaatttttttacaaattataagtcttctattgttatttataaattcaaatcttaAGGATTTTCTTaatgttatagaaaaaattccgtttattttaaaatatatttaaaagttacgaaaaaaatcaaagatgattttgaatttggaaaaattaaaaaccacttctagatttctcaacattttgaaataacattttttaatcttttgaaggacgcctaaactatttaaaattaaaataatttaacttctaattttaaaactgttaagtttaaaaaaattatttttcaatttttaatgcgtctagcttaaaattacttaaaataatataatttcgaaaatttttgaagttcattgcttgattttttaatttcgagtattgaaaatgttaacgtggatttatatttttggaacttaagctggatctttaaactctataatttatcaatattctaaattttgctgtttatttgaatttcatttcacatcgtttaattgaaaagtgtttgtAGCTTCCGTTTTTGCAGTCTATAATCAATTACGTAATTTTAGTACGGCCCCTATCTTCTGTACAGTTTTCCTTCAAAAGGAAAGAATTGCGATTTTctaatttcacataaaaatggtttttatttggattgttattaaaaaaggtcTAGACTACCAACAGGAGAaaactgagaattaattttgaactttcagtTAACGCTAGAAAACGAAAGACTGCTACGCGAGTTAAAAATTGTACGAAGACAAGCGAATGAAAGGGCCTcaaggtataataaaaaaaatggcaaaatatgtatcttcaaattaaacttttattataaaaacgttAAATAACTTAACTATTCACAGAATACAAACTCTAGAAAGTCAGTTACTATCTAGAAGACAAGAGGATCACGAAGAGACGGTTAATCTTGAAAAGGCTATGGAAAAAGTGGAAGATAATCTAAAACGTAGCACTGTAAGTTCAATTAGATTTTcgcaaaaatctttttaaaaaattggtttctttaatatttagattaaaatgcTCATTTTAAACGCAAGGCATATTAAAggttttttatattcaatttaactTAATTTCTATTGGGCGATATTGTAGAGACGAGCAGTTCATGCAGAGACTATGGTAGCgtctttgaaaaaagaaattggaGAACTGAACGTGAGTAGAATCTATTTTTCGAGACCTACTTTTCACTTTTACCAATTTCGTAGATACTAAaatttgtcctttcttttagaatgAGGTCTCTATGCTACGATCGGAAAATCGTGAATTGAGGGCTGCGATTGGAGGAGGTTGTAGTAATTGTAATAGTGCATGTGTCGATGGAAGAATAAAAAGATTGGCTAGTGACTTGCGGACCGCTGCTTCTACAGCAGAAATTTCACTCAGGTAGGTTTACAAATTTCGGTCTggacatttttctcaatttttttaaaactaaggtAACGGGCCGTATTATGGAACGACGTCTTAATTTTATCTCCTTGTTAGGACCGTGCTAGAAatagtaagataaaaaaattatcataggaTATATCTACAGATTTGCTGAAATTTTCGTCTACTGAATCACTAATCAGCGAAAAGTGACGAACCTTGATAGACGAAAATAAAGAAACCAGGTTGATTattaaatgcgtttttttttgcaaaatcaatAATTCGAACATTACAGTAAAATTCAGCATTAAtcatttttactacaaatttaactatttcatttttggtttgaagaattctttttttatttgataattcatctttttcgttaaaagttttaagtattccagttaagtattcatcactttagttgacatttttttaaattaaatttttgtttgtaaaatgagctttttaaattaaaaattcgtcctttttatagaaattaatcttcttgtttgaaaattcaagtattcgatttaaatatttataattttagttgtaagtttatagctttggttgaaaaatgttttttttttgtggcaaattaaatttttttcaactgaaaatttaacttttcaatttttgattgatcaTTCATCACTTTGTATAAAAGTGtaactatcttttttttttcttaaaaattcatgttttaggttaaaaattttaccattcaagttgaagattcatcattttagttaaaaattcatcattatgtttgaaagtgtaactattttttaaataatttatttcgtattaataaactgtttgaaaattttttcaaatattttttaactaaaaatttaattatttgaattgaatcTTTCATCAtttctgtttatttattattgataaattgtttgacatattttgtttgtttaaaaattgtttttttttttactgaaaatgtcaTTTTCTCAACTAGTAcatcattttaggtaaaaatttatctctttggtagagcattaatttttttaactgaaaattcaactattcaatttttggctcagaattgatcttttttagttgacaattgatgtattttgttgaaaagtcgtctttttgggtataaaataatcttttgtttaaaaatgtatcatttggtttaaaattcaaatattccagttgaatatttatcattttagttaaaaattcataattttttaacatttttttgtgttagaaactgatttttttaacttaaaatttaccaatttaatttttggttgaaaatggatctttttttttaattcatgtttttggttaacaattttactatttaagttgaagattcatcattttagttgaaaaatcatccttttgtcTGAAAGTgcaaccatttttgttataatttattcaGTATTaataaactgtttgaaaatttttttaattattatttttcaactaaaaaattgttttttttttcacttaaaatgtcattttagttgaaaattcaactatttggttgaaaatggatctttttttttattcatgctttaggttttaactgaaaatgtaacgattccaactgaatattttatcatttcagttgaaaacttatctctttggaagatcattcattttcttaactgaaaaaaatgttcgattgacaatttttagttgaaaattcgtcttttttgtatagattaatctactttgttaaaagttcatgtttttggtttaaaatgcatctattcctgttttataaatgaatattaaatatattatattttcgaaatgttcaagttaattaaaaaatatataactatttaatattaattaattcttttattacatttttacactTGGATCCAAGCTTCACAGCATCATAGGGACATGCTAAGCCTTTacatttttccttttattttatcATCACGAATAAACTTTTTGCGACTTGTTTTTTGTACTAGAGATATTggtctttcaaaatatactttgattatttttattaatttactcaAGCATTTGTAATCgacgatattttttttttattactctgAAAACCGTTCCATAATATGGTCCGTTACGTTAATTATAGGAATTTAcagggctgccacacagtcacCTAAGTCATTTTAACCCCCTGCCGcccttaaaacttaatttttttctgaattttgagatatttaggcatattattcctatggcggagtatatacaaaactaaaattctagctcattaccgtcctgactttcatgtaaatccttgcgttaaaaattgatgctcgtctcaaagtcatatttaaaaaaactcaagtcttccaaacgttacatatatgtcactgtgggtgATAGAGGGTTAAATCccttttttgtaagaaaagatcactttagtcactccaatcaattaatatatttatgaaatctaTAGTAATCTATGGTATGAAAAGGCTATACAATATTAGACTTAACACTCTTTCCCTTTTTCTCATATTCtcaagaaacttaatctttttattgtttttttttgttgcttaaattcGAACTGATTTAATGGAACCccataaaaaattccactatttttggttgcaatttcattctttttgtttgaaaagtctactaatgtatttttgattcagaatttaacttttttgcgtaaaaacctcattatttggttaaaaatttaattattttattgaaaattcgagtacttTGTGGAAGTCATATTGTTTgcctaaaaattcatctgttttgttgaatattcgtatttttggaatgtttctcaaatattccattttttagcttaaaaattcaactttttgttaaaagttcacctccttgatagaaaattcagttCATTAGTTGAAATCagctttcttggtaaaaaaaaacttttttactacaaattcaaaattttcttagtcatatttttggtttaaaattaacttttttaaacattttaactgttttcttaaaaattggtctttttagcttgaaaattcaacttttggttgaaaatggaactgcttTTCGTTtcagttaaatcttttttgttcataatttcgaccctttgattgaaattttaacttttttgttgaaaatttgtctcttttgcatgaaagtgcaactatttagtgttaaatgcaactatatcgttgaaaattgtctgttttttttttcgttgaaaatttagcgATTtggtcttgtttaaaaatgcaactgtctggttgacaaataataattttttttttttgaggattcaacagtttcgttgaaaattcatctcattggatcaaaattgaactattttgttaagaaattcgtctttttcagtagaaaatgaattttctttgttggaaattaatgtttttatataaaatttcatctattttattgaaaattaaactttttggttggaaaattagttttttgttaaatttcaactatttggttaaaaattagaattgccttttcttaaaaaattcatcttattagtattaaaatttaaatgtttttggcaacatttatctttttagcttaaaaactcctCTTTTGATAAAAGCTTATCtgtctgtagaaaattaatcttttttggttgaatatttaactcttttgaagaaaattaatctttcttggttgaaaattcaattttttaattaaaaatttaaatttcttggtggaaagttcaattttttattgataattcttcttttttctggtgaaaatttaatcttttttatttaaaaatctaattgtttggcttacaattaatcatatgt carries:
- the LOC117167589 gene encoding uncharacterized protein LOC117167589 is translated as MFGSPSSNSSSDEAHCDHGLAEGVKQKPGSRARRRPHKDFRETNRPTGSEPTRREENPFSFKHFLKNDSQSNYHYAGARPKVYTVHSVNSESSSHEREGGVYPCNPTELPDFVQDHLVIEQCYVDHDRITSPATDVDNLPDFALNSMERRPKRQFNDSKKHQVDGETNFSFDLANHLDRRSRNHVSSNSSHPDPLDLPNFNRNENAGGSESRSFPFDLQIPPVESNDLVSNGQSNGVSNIVKSLPDFLSDGPIRNTGTVSNDRPNSCLNDSTERRLTLENERLLRELKIVRRQANERASRIQTLESQLLSRRQEDHEETVNLEKAMEKVEDNLKRSTRRAVHAETMVASLKKEIGELNNEVSMLRSENRELRAAIGGGCSNCNSACVDGRIKRLASDLRTAASTAEISLRQLMSGVGNLRVLASALENVDRIEDRTKDFLPDSDDDNATGPAL